The Medicago truncatula cultivar Jemalong A17 chromosome 4, MtrunA17r5.0-ANR, whole genome shotgun sequence genome includes a region encoding these proteins:
- the LOC11439832 gene encoding senescence-specific cysteine protease SAG39 gives MVSTSQKQHILVLFLLLALADITNVMSRKLYESPSLQERHEQWMSEYGKLYKDAIEKEKRFMIFKDNVEFIESFNAADNKPYKLSVNHLADLTLDEFKASRNGYKKIDREFATTSFKYENVTAIPEAVDWRVKGAVTPIKDQGQCGSCWAFSTVAAIEGINQITTGKLISLSEQELVDCDTKGEDQGCEGGLMEDGFEFIIKNGGITSETNYPYKAADGSCNTATTAPVAKITGYEKVPVNSEISLLKAVANQPISVSIDASDSSFMFYSSGIYTGECGTELDHGVTAVGYGSANGTDYWIVKNSWGTVWGEKGYIRMQRGIADKEGLCGIAMDSSYPTA, from the exons ATGGTTTCCACTAGCCAAAAACAACACATATTGGTTCTGTTCCTCCTCCTTGCACTTGCTGATATTACCAATGTCATGTCCCGAAAACTGTATGAGTCGCCATCTTTACAAGAAAGACACGAGCAGTGGATGTCAGAATATGGAAAATTGTATAAAGATGCTATTGAGAAGGAAAAACGTTTCATGATATTCAAAGACAATGTTGAGTTCATTGAATCATTCAATGCAGCTGACAACAAACCTTACAAGCTAAGTGTTAATCACCTAGCTGATTTGACTCTTGATGAATTTAAGGCTTCCCGTAATGGTTACAAGAAGATTGATCGTGAGTTTGCTACAACATCATTTAAGTATGAAAATGTCACTGCTATTCCGGAAGCTGTAGATTGGAGAGTAAAAGGAGCTGTCACTCCAATCAAGGATCAAGGTCAATGTG ggaGCTGCTGGGCATTTTCAACAGTGGCTGCAATCGAGGGTATCAACCAAATAACTACAGGAAAACTAATCTCCCTCTCAGAACAAGAGTTAGTTGATTGTGACACAAAAGGTGAAGATCAAGGATGTGAAGGAGGATTAATGGAAGATGGATTTGAGTTTATCATTAAAAATGGTGGAATTACAAGTGAGACTAATTACCCTTATAAAGCAGCTGATGGAAGTTGTAACACTGCAACAACTGCCCCTGTGGCTAAGATTACAGGATATGAGAAAGTTCCGGTTAATAGTGAGATATCACTTCTCAAAGCTGTGGCGAACCAACCAATATCAGTTTCTATTGATGCAAGTGACTCAAGTTTCATGTTTTACTCAAGTGGAATTTATACAGGAGAATGTGGAACTGAGCTAGACCATGGTGTTACTGCTGTTGGTTATGGTAGTGCTAATGGGACTGATTATTGGATTGTGAAGAATTCATGGGGCACTGTGTGGGGTGAGAAAGGGTACATAAGGATGCAAAGAGGTATAGCTGATAAGGAAGGCTTATGTGGTATTGCAATGGATTCTTCTTATCCAACTGCTTAA